ACCCGCATCGCGAGACCCCATTGCGCGGGAACGAACTCCTGCGACTGCACCGCGACGAAGTCGCGCACGACGTCGGCGGCCGAGGTCGCGCGCACCTCGCGCAGCCCCTGCACCTGCAGGCGGATGCGTCGGAGTTCGGCGACCTCCACCCCTACGACACGTCCCGTCGCCAGGTCGTCGCCCCGCCGATCACCGTCGCCACGACCGCGATGCCGAGCAGCACGAGCCCGCCCTGCCACCATTCGAGGGTGTCGGTCGACCCGAGCGAGGCGATGTTGTAGAAGGATGCCCCGACGAGCGCGTCGCTCGCGGCGCCCGGCAGGAACCGGCCGATCGAGGCCGTGACGTCGCTGAGCGAGGCCACGACCCGAAGGATCGGTTCGACGAACTGGGTGAAGGCGATCACGATGACGATCGCGGCCACCTGGTTGACGACGAGCACGCCGAGGCCGACGCCGATCGCGCCCCAGAGGGCCATGGCGAGAACCCCGCGACCGATGAGCGCCCAGGTGTCGCTCGAGTCGAGCCCGGTATCGAGCCCGAAGCCGGCGAGAGCCGCCGCGCCGGCGCCGACCGAGACGGCGAAGGCGATGACGCCGAGGCCCGCGCCGACCACGAGCTGCGAGATGAACTTGGCGCTCAGCACGACCGTGCGGTGCGGTTCGGCGAGGAAGGTCGGTGTGAGGGTCTTGTGCCGGAACTCGCCGGTCACCGCGAGGGCGCCGAGCAGCACCGGGAACACGTAGCCCACCGACGACGCGAAGCTGTAGATGAGCGGTGCGAGCTCGGTGCCGGGGGGCACGGTGGTGTTGCCGCCGGCGGATGCCGCGGCCTCCGGATTCTCGGTCGCCCAGCCGAGGAAGGTGCCCAGGCCGCCCGCCATGAACGCCACGTAGGCGGCGAGGAGGATCGCGAGGAGCCACCACATGCGCGTCGTGAAGACCTTCTGGAACTCGGAGCCGATGGCGCGCACGAGGTTCACGACTCGTCACCTCCGCCGACGAGCGAGAGGAACGACTCCTCGAGCCCCGATCTCAGGCGATGGAGCGCGGCGAGCTCGACGCCGCTGACGAAGGCGGCGTGGCCGACCCTGGCGGGGTCGGGTTCGTCGACGATGAACCCGCTGCGGCCCTCGGTGTACTCGAGGCCTGCGGCGTCGAGCGCAGCGGCGAGGGCGGGGCGATCGGGGGAGTCGGCGATCGTGCGCGGCGCCGAGTCGAGTTCGAGGCTCGCGAGGGTGCCGGTCTTCATGAGCCGGCCCTTCGCGATGATGACCACCTCGTCGACGCTCTGCTGCACCTCGCTGAGCAGGTGCGAGGAGACGAGCACGGTGCGACCCTCGCGGGCGAGGCTCTGCAGGAACCCGCGGATCCACTTGATGCCCTCGGGGTCGAGTCCGTTGATCGGCTCGTCGAGCACGAAGACGCCGGGGTCGCCGAGCAGCGTGTAGGCCAGGGCGAGCCGCTGGCGCATGCCGAGCGAGTAGCCGCCGACACGGCGGTCGGCGTGCTCCGACATGCCCACCTGCTCGAGCACGGCCGGCACCCGGGCCGACGACAGGCCGGCGGCGGTCGCGTAGACCTTGAGGTGGTTGCGGGCCGTGCGCCCCGGGTGGAAGTTCGCGTCGAGTGCAGCACCCACGGTCTCGAGCGGTCGCGGCAGCGCCGAATAGGGCGTGCCGCCGAAGGTCGCGGTGCCGGCGCTCGCGCGCTGCAGCCCGAGCAGCACCCGCAGCGTCGTCGTCTTGCCCGCCCCGTTCGGGCCGAGGAATCCGGTGACCTTGCCCGGTTGCACCGTGAAACTCAGGTCGTCGACCGCGGTCACGGGGCCGAAGTGCTTGCTGAGCCCCGAGATCTCGATGGGGATGCCGCTCGCCATGCGCTCTCCTCACAGTGGGGGCGAGCTCGGTCGCGCAGGCCGCACCCCCGCACGACCCGGGCAGCCAGGCCGCCTCACGCTCACCCTAGCGAGCAAGCGGGGCCGGATGCATCCGTCACGCGGGGGATTCGCGGAATCGCGTGTCGGGCCGACCGCAGACGACCCGGCACGCGAGCACTCAGTTCAGCTGGCGGATGCCGTGCGGGGGCACGCCGCCGGCGTACAGCACGACGGCGGCGTCCTGCAGGGCGCCGAGCGCGATGCGCTGCGTGTACGGACCGTAGGAGACGCGTGCGACGCCGAGCTCTTCGAGCCGTGCGGGAGGCGGCACGGAGGGCAGGCCGATGACGCTCACCCGACGGTGGCCGATGCCGGCGACGAGTTGCTCGACGACGTCGTCGCCGAAGTCGCCCGGCACGAACACGCTCGTCGCACCGGCGTCGAGGTAGGCCCGGCCGCGCTCGATCGCGTCGGCGATGTTGACGTCGAGCGGACGCTCGCGCCCGCGGAGGAAGGCGTCGGTGCGGGCGTTCAGGGCGAACGGCACGCCCTCGGCGTCGCCGGCGGCCACCGCTGCGGCGACCGCGGCGACCGCGTCGGCGAGCGGCTTCAGCTGGTCTTCGAGGTTCGCGCCGACGATGCCCTCGCCGATGGCGCGGCGGATCGTCTCGCCGGCGTCGCCGTACCCGGCCTCGAGGTCGGCGCTCACCGGCACGTCGACGGCGCGCGCGATGCGCCCGCACATGTCGAGCATGAGCTCGACGGGGATCTGCTCGCCGTCGGGGTAGCCGAAGGAGGCGGCGATCGAGTGGCTCGCGGTGGCGATCGCGCGGGTCTGCGGCAGGGCGGCGACCGCGGTGGCGCTCACGACGTCCCAGACATTCACCACCTGGAGCAGTTCGGAGTCGGTGTGCAGGCGGCGGAGTTCGGCGGCGGTGTCGGCGAGGGTCATGATGCCAGCGTATGGCGACGGCTCGGCGGCGGGCGCCGATCGATCGGGTGGCGTCCGAATCCCGCCGATTCAGTCGAGCGCCGCGGCGAGGCCGTCGAGCAGCCGCTCGACGTCGTTCGCGTCGTTGTACGGCGCGAGTCCCACCCGCAGTCCGCCGGCATCGCCGAGGCCGAGGCGCCTCGAGGCCTCGAGCGCGTAGAAGCTGCTGCTCGGTGCGAGCACTCGGCCCTCGGCCAGGCGCTTCGTGACCTCGGATGCCTCGTGGCCGTCGAATGTCAGGAGCAGCGTGGGCGTGCGGCGCGGCGCGCGCGACCACACGGTGACCCCGGGCAGCTCGGCGAGCCCGGCCTCGATCCGGGTGCGCAGCGCCTCCTCGTGCTCGTGCAGCGCCGCGTACGAGGCGACGAGCCGCGCACGGCGCGAGCTCGCGGCATCCGCTTCGGGGAGGTCGGCGAGACCGGCCAGCGCGTCGACCGCCGCCGTGCCGCCCGCGAGCAGCTCGTAGGGCAGCGTGCCGAACTCGAACCGCTCGGGCACGACGTTCGTCGACGGCGCCAGCTTGTCGGGCGCGATGGACTCGAGCAGCTCGGGGGTCGCAGCGAGCACGCCGAAGTGCGGGCCGAGGAACTTGTAGGGCGAGCACGTGAAGAAGTCCGCTCCGAGCGCGGCGATGTCGGGCAGCTCGTGCGCCGTGGAGTGCACGCCGTCGACGTAGACGAGTGCGCCGACCGCATGCGCGGCCGCGGCGATCGCGGCGACATCGGGCATCGTGCCGATGAGGTTCGACGCCGCGGTGACGGCGACGAGCCGAGTGCGTTCGGAGAGCACCGTTGCGACGGCCTCGACCGGCAGCTCGCCGGTGGCCGGGTCGAAGTCGGCCCAGCGCACGACGGCGCCGACGCGCTCGGCGGCCTGCACCCACGGGCGCACGTTCGAGTCGTGGTCGAGCCGGGTGACGACGACCTCGTCGCCGGCGGCCCACTGCTTCGAGAGATGCCGCGAGAAGTCGTAGGCGAGCTGCGTGGCGCTGCGTCCCTGCACGATGCCGCGCGGGTGCCCGTTGACGAGATCGGCCATCGCGAGCCGGAATCCGTGCACCGCGGCTTCGGCGCGCTCCTCGGAGACGCCGGTCGTGCCGCGGTTCGAGAGCGGTCCGGTGAGCACGGATGCCACGGCCTCGCCCACCGACCGCGGCGTCTGCGTGCCCCCGGGGCCGTCGAACTGGGCCCAGCCGCTCTCGAGTGAGGGGAATTCGGTACGGATTCGCGCGACGTCGTAGGCCATGGAGCGAGGATAGCCAGTCGGGACGCCTCGCGCGGATAGCATGCAGGCATGGGCGAGGTGGGGGCCGAGGCATCCGGTGACCCGATCGACGGAGGGCAGGTCGACGGGGCGTCGACCCCGGTCGCGCGCCGGCGCAGGGTCTCGTTCACCGCGCTGCTCGACGGCTTCTTCTTCGTCTACGCCGGCATCGCGGCGGTCTGGCTCGCGTGGCTCGTGCTGACGGAGTCCTTCGCGTTCGGATGGTTCGGCATCCTGTTCTTCGTCGCCTTCTGGCTCGTGCTCGCCTACCTCGTGCTGCCGCGACTGCACCGCATCCTTACGGCCATCTACGTGCCCGACTACTTCATCGGGCGGGCGCGCACGAGCGACGGCCTGCTCGGCGACCCCGTGAACCTCGCCTTCGACGGCGACGAGGCGGCGCTCGACGTCGCGATGCGCCGTGCCGGCTGGACCCGCGCCGACGACGTCACCGGGCCGTCGAGCTGGCGCATCATCTCCTCGACGATCACCCGCCGCAGTTACGACGAAGCCCCGGTCAGCCCACTCTTCCTCTTCGGCAGGCAGCAGGACTTCGCCTACCAGCAGGAGGTGGCGGGCAACCCAGCCAAGCGGCACCACGTGCGGTTCTGGCGCACCCCCGACGGGTGGCTCCTGCCCGGCGGTCGCCGCGTCGACTGGCTCGCCGCCGGCACGTTCGACCGGGCGGTCGGGCTTTCGCTGTTCACCTTGCAGATCACGCACAAGATCGACGCCGACATCGACATCGAGCGCGAC
The sequence above is a segment of the Agromyces hippuratus genome. Coding sequences within it:
- a CDS encoding LssY C-terminal domain-containing protein: MGEVGAEASGDPIDGGQVDGASTPVARRRRVSFTALLDGFFFVYAGIAAVWLAWLVLTESFAFGWFGILFFVAFWLVLAYLVLPRLHRILTAIYVPDYFIGRARTSDGLLGDPVNLAFDGDEAALDVAMRRAGWTRADDVTGPSSWRIISSTITRRSYDEAPVSPLFLFGRQQDFAYQQEVAGNPAKRHHVRFWRTPDGWLLPGGRRVDWLAAGTFDRAVGLSLFTLQITHKIDADIDIERDHIVATVLAANPEARVDLLADFSTGYHSRNGGGDTITTDGDLPVVDVGAVPVVREVVG
- a CDS encoding ATP-binding cassette domain-containing protein, whose protein sequence is MASGIPIEISGLSKHFGPVTAVDDLSFTVQPGKVTGFLGPNGAGKTTTLRVLLGLQRASAGTATFGGTPYSALPRPLETVGAALDANFHPGRTARNHLKVYATAAGLSSARVPAVLEQVGMSEHADRRVGGYSLGMRQRLALAYTLLGDPGVFVLDEPINGLDPEGIKWIRGFLQSLAREGRTVLVSSHLLSEVQQSVDEVVIIAKGRLMKTGTLASLELDSAPRTIADSPDRPALAAALDAAGLEYTEGRSGFIVDEPDPARVGHAAFVSGVELAALHRLRSGLEESFLSLVGGGDES
- a CDS encoding cysteine desulfurase-like protein produces the protein MAYDVARIRTEFPSLESGWAQFDGPGGTQTPRSVGEAVASVLTGPLSNRGTTGVSEERAEAAVHGFRLAMADLVNGHPRGIVQGRSATQLAYDFSRHLSKQWAAGDEVVVTRLDHDSNVRPWVQAAERVGAVVRWADFDPATGELPVEAVATVLSERTRLVAVTAASNLIGTMPDVAAIAAAAHAVGALVYVDGVHSTAHELPDIAALGADFFTCSPYKFLGPHFGVLAATPELLESIAPDKLAPSTNVVPERFEFGTLPYELLAGGTAAVDALAGLADLPEADAASSRRARLVASYAALHEHEEALRTRIEAGLAELPGVTVWSRAPRRTPTLLLTFDGHEASEVTKRLAEGRVLAPSSSFYALEASRRLGLGDAGGLRVGLAPYNDANDVERLLDGLAAALD
- a CDS encoding isocitrate lyase/PEP mutase family protein — translated: MTLADTAAELRRLHTDSELLQVVNVWDVVSATAVAALPQTRAIATASHSIAASFGYPDGEQIPVELMLDMCGRIARAVDVPVSADLEAGYGDAGETIRRAIGEGIVGANLEDQLKPLADAVAAVAAAVAAGDAEGVPFALNARTDAFLRGRERPLDVNIADAIERGRAYLDAGATSVFVPGDFGDDVVEQLVAGIGHRRVSVIGLPSVPPPARLEELGVARVSYGPYTQRIALGALQDAAVVLYAGGVPPHGIRQLN
- a CDS encoding ABC transporter permease; translation: MNLVRAIGSEFQKVFTTRMWWLLAILLAAYVAFMAGGLGTFLGWATENPEAAASAGGNTTVPPGTELAPLIYSFASSVGYVFPVLLGALAVTGEFRHKTLTPTFLAEPHRTVVLSAKFISQLVVGAGLGVIAFAVSVGAGAAALAGFGLDTGLDSSDTWALIGRGVLAMALWGAIGVGLGVLVVNQVAAIVIVIAFTQFVEPILRVVASLSDVTASIGRFLPGAASDALVGASFYNIASLGSTDTLEWWQGGLVLLGIAVVATVIGGATTWRRDVS